aaaaggggggagggggaccccagAGCACATGGCCCCCAGCTGCTTTGCTCTGGTTAGCAGGGCTGGCCAAGCTTGCAGCAGATCACATGCATCTTTTTAAAGGGTGcagtgctctgtccccctctagtggtggctgggccacatATAGATTGAGCCTgctgcagccttagctaacagggtCTTTGAGTTCAAGAAGTAGAGGCTTTAAAATCCCacagtcccaggttcaatccccctAGGGCTCTCTAGCACTGCACATGCAACAGATGAGAGGTTTGGCTCTGCCCCATTACCACCGACTCTATCTATGAAATTCTGCCTTTCCCTTGCTGTTCCAAAGTGTACTTTGCACTTATTGTTTTCTAGTTATTTCATGTTCTTCTAAAAGCCGCACGATCACACCCTTCTACTTTCAGATCCTGCATCTGGTCCCCTACGCAGTCAAAAGAAATTGTTTGACAAAAATACaagcaaaaaattaaataatttcctATCATCAAAACCAGAGATTAACATCCACTGGGAAATAGGATGACCTTGGtgagattagagagacaaagtgggtgaggtaatatcttttactggaccaacctctgttggtgagagagacaagctttcgagccactgtcaaaagcttgtctctctcactaacagaagttggtccagtaaaagatattacctcacccagcttgtctgtctaatatcgtcggaacaacatggctacaactacatttGGTGAGACTGGCATTGCTGATTAGTGCATTTTGGTGAAATATAATTTGGTGCTAAACCTTCCCTTTCTGTTATACACCCAATGACCACGAGGTGTCACACGAGCTTGCTTTTAAATATGGTGTTTCAACTTGTTAAGATTTTGAGATCGTTGCAGAATATGGATAGGTACATTTTACACTAGTTAGTTGTTTACAGTAATATCCCAGGGACTTACACAAAGATTTACAGTTTGGCACATACACTATCTAAATTAAAGGGATATTGTGCAGCTCCAAATCTAGAttttggtgaagatttttaaaagcacctattGGATTTAGTAGCCAAATAAcatttatttctaaaataaatattttttggaaAAGTCTAAAACCAGTAGAAATGTTtcgatgattttttaaaaaatccaattgattttttcaaaaaaatgaacATTCTCCTACAGTGTTTGCAAATCTCAACATTGCAGCATAGCTCGAGATCCTAAAAAGTGAAAATGCCTAGCCAATTTCTATTGTCCAGAATGAAGAGAAAGGCAGTAAGGAAACAAACTACATAATAGTAGAAAGTAAATCTGATTTCTGAAATCCCTTCAGTTTTATTTATCTAAAATGTTTGTAACATGACTaagatttaaattatatttatatatgcacacacaaaaactacattaaaagaacattattaaggctgcaaagtcaagcactcagaaagttaggaaatgccagaattaagattgggTGAGGTAAGAGAGTAATTGATAGCAGTGActgacagaaaaggagtacttgtggcaccttagagactaaccaatttatctgagcataagctttcgtgagctacagctcacttcattggatgcatactgtggaaaatacggaagatgtttttatacacacaaaccatgaaaaaatgggtttttatcactacaaaaagtttcctctccccccaccctactctcctgctggtaatagcttatctaaagcgatcactctccttacaatgtgtatgataatcaaggtgggccatttccagtgctggaaatggcccaccttgattatcatacacattgtaaggagagtgatcactttagataagctattaccaacaggagactggttttgtgggggggggggagaaaacctggatttgtgctggaaatggcccaccttgattatcatacacattgtaaggagagtgatcactttagatagctattaccaacaggagagtgggtttgttgggggggtgggggggaccctggatttgtgctggaaatggcccaccttgattatcatatacattgtaaggagagtaatcactttagataagctattaccagcaggagagtaggatgggggggagagaaaaccttttgtagtgataaacacccattttttcatggtttgtgtgtataaaaacatcttccgtattttccacagtatgcatccgatgaagtgagctgtagctcacgaaagcttacgctcagataaattggttagtctctaaggtgccacaagtactccttttctttttgcgaatacagactaacacggctgttactctgaaaccagtgactGACAGGGgcgtcatttcagaaaaattcctaGGGGGAGGGACGGGACAAAGTTATGTCAGCATATAGAACATGATATGTGATTATATTATATCTTGcaaagtgtgggggagggggcgggggggcacaaaAAGCAGAGCATATAGACCAAAGTCAGGGGCAAACCAACACTACTTTTGCCCTAGCAAGTGAGGCCCCTGGTAGTCAGCTGTCATCCTCACGTGGGTCAGCACTAGAGGGGTATGGCttctttgccagtgggtttcacaaatatttgctgacagcagaagaatggtaacactcaggaatcttgggttctgtTACAGTCTCTGGAGGGGAATGTGTTCTAGTGGGCACAGAAtcttctgcccattccccccTAAAGGTGACCACTTCTGCCTAGTCCCCTCCAACatgtccctgtcccagtcctgttcaccccccaccccagttgcTTGTCCTAGTCCCATTCTCTAAACCTAGCCAGTCCCactctccactcctcaggcttctcatccgaGGCCCattctctttgcccagccaggcTAGTCTcaccctgggggggagggatagctcagtggtttgagcattggcctgttaaacccagggttgtgagttcaagccttgagggggccatttaggggtctagggcaaaaattggggattggtcctgctttgagcagggggttggacaagatgacctgaggtcccttccaaccctgatagtctatgattcacCCCTCTGGACTCCCTATCTCAGTCTCACCCctactcccagtctccttgccaagCCATTCCCAGCTTCCCCCATAGCTCCTTGTGTCCAGCATCTTTGTCCAGCTAGTTTCAgtctccccctccctgtccctcatctgatctcccctcctcccacattcTCCATCCCCACTGGGTCCCTGTGCCAATCTCCTTCCTTAGGCTTCTCATTCAATCTCAGTATTCTCCTCCACAAATCCTTGACTGAGTGTCTCTGCCCATCCAATGCCAGTTCTCTCCCCACAACCCAGCTCTTCCTCACATCtgtctcccccccgccacacactgGTTCTCAGCCCCAGTCTCCTTGACCAGTCAGTCCCAGTTCCCTCCATCCCAACTCCCAGtccatttccctctcctcctccctcccatcagcctccagtcatagcatgggtgctgattctgtgggtgctccggggttgGAGCACACacggggaaaaaaaaggggatgCTCAAcatccaccagcagccccactgatcagctccccccaccccagcagtgtcttccgcccactgcgatcagctgttcagtggcatacAGGAGGCactgcggggaagggggaggagcgagggcagggtgtgctcaggggaggggacagagcaggggcaggaagaggctttgcagggatggggccttgggggaagtaGTGAAGTGGGGGCCTTGGGAGGAGCGGGGAAGTGGAATGTGGGCGCATATGCATCATAGTATCTCTTCTACCTCTTGTTTCTTGTCCCAGTCTACTCCCCCATCTTCCCTGCAGGAGCAGTTCTTATCTCATCTGCATTTGAATCTGGCAGCCTCCTCCTCTGCCTAGGCCTAGCAGAGGGGTCATTGagaacacaggagagacaggctccctgctctcagttcataTGCCCAGCCCTGGCACCACCCAGAGCTGCAGTTGCAGGCATAGTCCTGCTCCACCGTGGTGGGTGGACTCTTTGggaaatttagctgctaaaatctaagtctctactgagcatgcacGAACTGCgatttttcaaaggctcatagcttgaccaaatttgggtggattttcatggggaaGGCAAAACGcatatccctgacacaaaggcggctgccctgccaaatttcaagtccctccTCCAAAGAAAAGGccatcagaattttttaaaatgggcaaaacaatgtattgttCCCTCCCAGCCTCGTTCTCAGAAAGAGCTggaccattttggctgaaatttttcaaagccacgtgaggcagacacctggcatggaaaatttcacctCAAGTGGTTAAAGAtttgcaaagttataaacaactgaaaatggGGTCCTATAATGGGAagtatcaggcaaccttaacaaGCTACAGCATACCAATTAGGTTCAGTTGTCACCGATACTCTTACAAtacaatataatttaaaaacaatataattaaaaaaatattatagtAATATAATTTTTAACCTACCGAGATCCCTTTTCTTGACAGACACTTTGGGTGCCAGAATCGTATGCTATAGATTCAGACCATTACGAACAACTGTCAGTAAGATACAATCTGCACATGCCTCTACAACGTGAGTTACAGGAGTATTCTATGGATAGCTGTTAATAGAAGCCAGTGTGTTATACAGCAGGAGGGTTTTACTGgcttgtttttctattttttaataaaaattatcagcttacttttttttttctttttaaagcactttCAGGTGATTTGGAAGCATCAGGAGATGCACAAACGTAACTTACGGAACCCCTGGATCTTACCTTTCTTatccaccctctctctctttggTTTGTCACACTCACTGAATGCACCCTGTTTCAAAAGAGACCCCACTCCTGCACACACTTATCCAAGTGTTTGCCTTTGAAAGTCCccctttaagtcaatgggaacactcggtgtgtaaagttaagcatgagtcTTTGAAGAACTGAGGATTTAAATTATGAAATCTTTGGGGCAGAAAGGTGTCTATCTGGGGGTGTATACAGCACCTCGCACACAAGGGCCATGATACTGATTAGGACCTTGTTTGCTACCACAACACCAATAAtaacaacaaattaaaaaagGGAGTCATTCTGGCTTGAAGACTCTCTCCTTGAGAACTGTGGGCCTggctgggaccaacatggctacaatgcAGTGAACAGGACAGCTAACACATTGTCAGTTTTCTCTAGTCCTccaaactttcaaaaaccagACTAGAATCTAAGcaatcttcatttaaaacaaacaacaacaacgtCCTATTAAATTAGCCCTGTTTCTTGCAATCAGATTTACACTGGAACAAGAGTTCACAGATCCagctgcagaattggggccttaatctATTCTTTAGCTGGAGGGGATTCCCGGCGTTCTGCAGTGTTCCCAGAGCACTGCAGCAACACGTGGCAGATGTTTGCTCAGGAATTCTTCCATGGGCATCACAACCACCCTAGTCTGGGTTTAAAAACTAATCACAACTAATCAACATTAAACCAAACATTAAACCAATATTACAGTAAAAACATACCTGGCCTTCTTTGTAACAGACAACCCTTCTCCCTGCGCATTAAAGCTATTTCAAACCCTTTACAAAAATCTCAAGGTTTTTAAATGCCCACTTTGTTCAGTGTatcagaaaggggaaaaaaggctttCGTGTTGTGTGATTAGATGGTATGATCTCAGGGGGGCAGATCCTGCAAAAACGTAGGCATGCGAACTTTACTCAACCGAATAGCAGTCAATGGCGGTAAAGTTACATACCTGCATAATTCTAGGCAGGATTAGGGCTTTagttttccttgactttctttgCTACCCATTTTCTAGCTTCTGCTTCTTGGGTATGAATTTAGAAATCATGTAATATAGACTATCTGATGTGTGAAAGCAGAATGTGTAATACAGTACCCTTATACTGCAGTGGTACAAAATCAGAACCATTCATCCAATCTTCTTTGAACTCTGAAGTTTGGATAACGGGGTCCTGGATCAGAACCACCTGTGGTGGTGGTTATACAAAACCAAACCAGTCTCTGTTTTGTCCATCTCCGGATTTAATATCTTCTCAATTGTCTATATTATTGCACACAATATGACATAAGAAAACACTTAGGGCCCAAGtcctgagttcagtgggagtggTACACCCAGAGGGtattcagaatcaggcccttcctgCCCAAATTGAAATCTGCCCTTCATCGTCAAATGGAcaggtgagatttttaaaagtacttggccctggcctaattctgctcccattgcagTTGGTGGAAGGCATcctgcattggcctaactctgtttcTGTTCTATGTTCTTCTATGAGAGCAAAGTCAGATCaaagctgagcacttttgaaaatctcaccccacAACTTCTGGAAAAGCTATATCCATATTCAAGTGAATTTGGAAGGAGCTAATATAAATACACGTGCAGCATGCAGTACACTGGGACGTGGAATTGGCTGAGCCCTCTAattgctaccacaatataaatgatTAATAACAATAAAGAGACCATTAAGTGTCATTTCTCATTTTACGGGAATTGCTCGCTAAAGGGACAAATTCTGTCTCAGCTGTacgctcagctcccactgaagtcaatggggaccaCATGTGCATCCCAGATCAGAATTTGTTCCAGAATGTTTTTCTAATGTAGCATCTTCTCCATGAACAAAGTCCTCTGGATGGCACATAAGCTGCCACAAGCTACAGCATACCAATTAGGTTCAGTTGTCAATTATACTCTTATAGCTGGTTGCAGATAGATATGAGTTTTGGGAGAGGACTGGAAGGAGACACAGATAGGCAATGCAATATGGAGCTTCTTACTGGCCGGTTGTTGGTTCAACCTGCAGtatgacctagtggtcagagcactaTACTGGGATGCAGAACCCTTAGCTTCTATTCCCTAGTCTGCTCCTGGACAgcctctgtttccctatctgtaaaatggggataatgatactgaccatctttgtaaagtgctttgagatctatggtttgtacagcacctagcacaatggggtcctggtccatgactggggctcctaggtgctatgatcaCATAAATAatatggatgaaaaatgctatataagagcaAGGTATGTCTGAGGGTGCATGTGAAGTGTGTCTGTGGTCTTAGCTACTTTCCCTATGGACAGTTATCCATAGCACCAGCACAACCACACCTGGTAGTAACTGGCATTAATAGCAGTGGCCTCAACAGAGAGGCTGCCAAACTCTGCATGGGCATGAAAACGTAAACAGTCCCTACAGGTCAGGGGTGAGGCATACTTGCAGGGCAGGTTGGGAAGTTTGCACTATTGCTCCCTATTATGTAGCTAAATGGAAGTTGTATGTGTCCAGTGCAAACCATACAGCGTTTTTCAATAGCACTTACATGTAAATAGGGGTGGGGCGACAGCGACAGTAGGAACAAATTACCTGCAGTCATTAATTAACACAGGCAATCGGCCTTTCCCTTTAAACATCAGGATTAGCCAGATCACGTTGTCTACACTGGCCTGCGGTACAATGTGCAACATATTAGAATGCGGTATCAGCTGTGCTAATGTAGCATGGCATGGACATTTATTTTCAGGTCAAATCCCCATCATCTGCATAGTCTGCATTTGAATATTATCACAGGGACAAAGGAAGAAAAGGCAGGCTGAGTGCTGATGCACCCCAGGTATCTGCCCATTGTCAGGCGCTCTGCTCTTCCGACTGTTCATGTTATTTTCAACAGCTCGCTCCCCCAAGCCTAACAGGGCTTTCTCTCCCTCACAGCCAGAAGCTGAAATACCATGCTCTTGTCAGAAATCTTTATTATGGTAAAGATTCTACTTGTTAGATATTAATTATACTCAGCAAGAACAGATCCAGGAATCTGTTTTTCTCTGCTCGTGGATTTAATTGGCCAAGCTTTTCAGAGACGAGCTGCATGGTGCTGCATCAGAGATCTGTGTCGCCGACTTAGAGCACAATGGGCCTAATCCATGCTCATTTATATCCTCCCAGGGCCCTGCTTAAGTCAATGGAGGTGCAAAGGGTGTAAACCAGCACAGAATTTGGACCCAGGCTTGCTGATTTCATCCTTGTCTCCACTGGGAACATGCACCCTGTTAGAAAACCTGGTAACTAACAtgttattagagagagaaggtgggtgtggtaatatcttttattggaccaacttctgttggtgaaagagacaagcttttcagctacaccgagctcttcttcaggtctgggaagaagaagaagtctgtctgtgtagctcgaaagcttgcctGGTCCACCAACagaaagttggtccagtaaaagatattacttcacccaccttggctctctaatatcctgggaccaacacggctacaacaacacagaAAACAGTGTTATAATTAGCATATTCTCAGCCTTAGAATGGTCAAGGACAGTTTTGTTTAAACAGGTGGTAGCTGGTTGTGGTCCACACTCAGTCCAAAACCATGTTTAATCCGGTGCTAGTTAATGCGCTTTCTAACACAATGCATAGACAAGGCTTGCCAGTGAACTACAAGAAAACAGAGTCCTGATCCAAATTCCActaagtcaacagaaagactcccattgatttcagtgagttttgaATCAGCCCCTAGATTATCTAGATAGCCAAAAACATTTTAGCCAGAAACATCCATTGATTTGTTTCACCGGTCTTGGTCACACACCCTTTTCTGCAGTGCTTCCACAGTGGATTCCACACTGGTAAACAATGACCAGCTGGAAAATGTTACATACCTTTATTTACACTCTTGTCTGGTTAGTAGCTATCTGGATAACTGACAGGCTGTCAGTTACATCACGATCtgaataaataagaataataaaagcATGCCCGGTATGCAGTGAATGACATGGCATGACCAGTTTCCTTCCTAACATGCAGTGTTAGCACTGTAACACTGCTATCCCATACTGCCTGGGCATAGGATAGAcgatccaaaacccattaaaatcaatgggagtctttccattgacttcaatgggctttgtgtCAGGCCCCTATTTCCTTGATATTCACTTTACTCTTAAGTGGAAGGAGACATTGCTTAAATGCCTATGTCTCCATGGAGTAGCTTCACTGAGATCTTTCTCGTTGTCTACTAAGGCCCTAACCTGCCACAGGCTCACGCGTAGTAAGTGATCTCTATAAATAGCATTTGTGGTTAGCAACCTGTATTGCTGGACTCAGTAAATCCATCAAAGCTTTATTAGGGCACCATCCCCCTTTTGTAGCTGCATTGCTAAATCCAACAGTAATAACTGATGCACACCTGGTAAAGCGAACTTCACAGATAGTGCACATGTATGGCttttctcctgtgtgggttctcatGTGCCGTGGCAGCTTCCCTGCCCCCATGATGACTTTGTTACAGATCGGACACTGCTGAGATGCCTTGGGCTTTAtcttcctttcttcctccagGGGCCATGGAGGAAACACTCCTCCCAGGTGGGTGGCACTTAGAAAATTGAGATAAGCGCTATAGTCGTTCTCTGCCTTAATGTGCCCTAGGTGACCTCCTGGATTGCCAGCAAACATGTCCTTGAAGAAGTCATTAGGGAAAGGAGCCGGAGGgagctcctccttctcctcctccttaaTCTTCCTCTTTTTGATCACCAGGTCCAAAGGGCCATTGTCCACTTGCTGCTCTTCTAGCTGGGAAAAGGAACTGAAATTTCCATGCCACAGGTGGGGAAAGAAGCCTGGTGTGAAGGGAGATAGGGCTGGCCTCCTTTCTGGAATGTTCGTTTTAGGGTACAAATTTTCCCTTAGTAATGACTCGATGGAAAAGTCTCGTATCATGCCCAAGTGGCCGGCAGAGCTATGGGCTGGGTAATGGTGTGGGAAGTCTCTAGGTGCTTCTGTGTATGTTTCTTCGGTAAGGTCAGACTTTGAAGGGCTTTGGTGACAGCTTACTTCTTGGACATCTGTGAGGTTCTCCTGATTCACAAAATcttccacttcctcctcctcctcctcctcctcttcatcatcatcatcttcttcgtcatCATCGTCATCTTCATCCTCTTTATCATCTTCCTCTTCAGCTTCTCTGTCAGGCTCCATGATTTCAAGGCATACATTGATAATGCACTGGATCTCCAGCATCTTCGCTGCGTTGAGGATGTGCTTGACGTTTGAGGTGGTGATGGTGAGGGTTGAAGTGTAGGCAAACTCTAGGATAGCAGAAAGTgcttcaggcttgacaaagtcaaTCTCGTAAACATAGGGCTGGTCTGTTAAAGTGCCAGTAGTGAAGAGTTTTTTAAAGTACTTGCTGCAGGCTGCAAGGACAGACCTGTGGGTCCTGTACTCCTGGTCCTGGACAATGAGGATGACATCACAGAGTAGACCATCGTGCCGCTGTTCATTTAAACCGCAAAGGACTTCACTGCTGTGATTTGGGAATGGAATCCCAATAAGATCTTCAATGCCATTGGCCATATTCTCATTTAGAGCCCTAGAACAAAATACAGACAGCAAGGAATTAGAGAGTAGGTCTCTGAGTATCCGTAAAGCTGACTGTGCCATGGTCACCTCTTATCTCAAACACTGTAACCTTCTTCTCTCCTGCTTCCCTACTTCTTACTTCTCCTCTCTCCAAAATGCTGCTCACAAAATCCACTGCTCCCTACACATTATGGAGCTATGTGAGATTCAAGCTCCTCAAAGCCTTCCATGATCTCTTCTCCACTTCCCCCTGTGCTCTCCACTTCcttctctcagtcttctctcccTTTGTCCCCTCTTTCCACTCTCAGTTTCAGGCCTGCACTCAGGCTGTTCCCTATGCCTGGGACAGCTTCCCGTTTCTTACCCCATTTGccctctttcctcctccacaTCCCTCCAGGAATCCTTTCCCACTGATTTCTCCCCAGTGATGTCTCCCACATCCTCCCAGACCCAATTTATTGCCCGTGTTTGCGTTGCTTGAATTACATGCTAAGCTCTTTGTGTTTTGCTAGGCACTATGACTATTTACATCACTATCtgaataaataagaataataaaagcATGCCCGGTATGCAATGAATGACATGGCATGACCAGTTTCCTTCCTAACATGCAGTGTTATTAGCGCTGTAACGCAGCTATCCCATATTGCCTTGGTATAGGATAGACGATCCAAGGGACATACACATGGAGAGCAAACAACAGCATGTTTGGGATGTCCTACTGAACAGAGAGCTAGGAGGACTggccaactggctaagcagcaaacCCAGTTAAGTGATCCCATCACCTACAGTGCTTACAAAGGTGAGACATGGTTAGCTGCCATCATCAGTAACTGAGTATTAGCCATGTGGCTTGTGGGCACT
The sequence above is a segment of the Natator depressus isolate rNatDep1 chromosome 5, rNatDep2.hap1, whole genome shotgun sequence genome. Coding sequences within it:
- the ZBTB7C gene encoding zinc finger and BTB domain-containing protein 7C; this encodes MANGIEDLIGIPFPNHSSEVLCGLNEQRHDGLLCDVILIVQDQEYRTHRSVLAACSKYFKKLFTTGTLTDQPYVYEIDFVKPEALSAILEFAYTSTLTITTSNVKHILNAAKMLEIQCIINVCLEIMEPDREAEEEDDKEDEDDDDDEEDDDDEEEEEEEEEVEDFVNQENLTDVQEVSCHQSPSKSDLTEETYTEAPRDFPHHYPAHSSAGHLGMIRDFSIESLLRENLYPKTNIPERRPALSPFTPGFFPHLWHGNFSSFSQLEEQQVDNGPLDLVIKKRKIKEEEKEELPPAPFPNDFFKDMFAGNPGGHLGHIKAENDYSAYLNFLSATHLGGVFPPWPLEEERKIKPKASQQCPICNKVIMGAGKLPRHMRTHTGEKPYMCTICEVRFTRQDKLKIHMRKHTGERPYLCIHCNAKFVHNYDLKNHMRIHTGVRPYQCEFCYKSFTRSDHLHRHIKRQSCRISRPRRGRKPAAWRAASLLFAQNGQPDEKGFMMPPTLEEMSSHLGTTAMCLPGPSHKHFMSGAKNALNLQDLESQFEETQMKLFGRTHLDMERNRGIFAFALDHNENISARPYFPLPDPWSTGFNGLPGLNHVAPISEASN